The following proteins are co-located in the Pedosphaera parvula Ellin514 genome:
- a CDS encoding four-helix bundle copper-binding protein, with protein MINEQYESCIKACNECAIECESCATACLRENDVKMMARCINLDRDCAKICFTASAFMSSDSEFAGELCRACAEICRACGEECRKFKMEHCQRCAAACERCAEECEKMATVATH; from the coding sequence ATGATAAATGAGCAATACGAAAGCTGCATAAAGGCTTGCAATGAATGTGCAATCGAATGTGAAAGCTGCGCCACTGCATGCCTCAGGGAGAATGACGTGAAAATGATGGCCCGTTGCATTAATCTCGATAGAGATTGTGCGAAAATCTGCTTCACTGCTTCAGCCTTCATGTCTAGCGACTCTGAGTTTGCGGGTGAATTATGCCGTGCCTGCGCAGAAATTTGCCGTGCCTGCGGAGAGGAATGCCGCAAGTTTAAAATGGAGCATTGCCAGCGCTGTGCTGCTGCCTGTGAGCGATGCGCCGAGGAGTGCGAAAAAATGGCAACTGTAGCTACGCATTAA
- a CDS encoding sulfatase-like hydrolase/transferase, which translates to MHLKRLCRVSLAVLVILVTFACAGGELTKPNIIFILTDDLGFGDVGTFFQNSRQASNNPAKPWQSTPKLDAMAAQGIKLTDHYCPAAVCAPSRASLLLGVHQGHANVRDNQFDKALENNHTLATVLKAAGYQTAAIGKWGLQGKGNAPATWPAYPTRRGFDYYFGYVRHADGHEHYPKEGPHKGPMQVWDMDQEISSTLDKCYTADLFTARAKKWILDQHATNVAQPFFMYLAFDTPHATTELPTQAYPTGSGTKGGLRWLGKSGEMINTASGTIDSWYHPDYAKATYDDDGNPNTPEVPWPDVYKRYATSVRRIDDCVGDLLQLLKDLHIETNTLVVFSSDNGPSIESYLKQPFAANFFSSFGPFDGIKRDLLEGGLRVPTIAWWPGHISPGRTSSEPSQSHDWMPTFAEVAGVPVPARSDGVSLLPLLTGHGLQKKSTVYSEYFNEGKTPNYSEFAPGHRGRKREQMQAIRIGDYQGVRYNVTSHADNFEIYNLAKDPGERMNLATRPEFAALQQKMKDTVLQLRRPDVNARRPYDQELVPAVSIASLKPGITWSSYKGNFPWLPELTMLHASSTGITNHPTIAIQQHETGTGLLFTGYLDVPTDGEYTIYLGADTHALLRIHEATVIDEDFGYSANTEKSGVIRLKAGKHPFRLYYATQTKSSPSLSFSWSGPGIEKQPIPDTTFFHDGALASRASAD; encoded by the coding sequence ATGCACCTCAAAAGATTATGTCGCGTCTCTTTGGCTGTTCTCGTCATCCTGGTCACATTTGCCTGCGCTGGCGGTGAACTCACAAAACCGAACATTATCTTCATCCTCACCGATGATCTTGGCTTTGGTGATGTTGGAACGTTTTTTCAGAACTCGCGACAAGCTTCGAACAATCCTGCAAAGCCATGGCAATCGACGCCCAAACTTGACGCCATGGCAGCACAGGGTATCAAGCTGACCGACCATTATTGTCCCGCCGCAGTATGCGCACCATCCCGTGCGTCCTTGTTGCTCGGAGTACATCAGGGACATGCAAACGTTCGCGACAACCAGTTCGACAAGGCATTGGAAAATAATCATACACTGGCAACGGTTTTGAAAGCTGCGGGCTATCAAACAGCCGCCATTGGCAAATGGGGGTTGCAAGGGAAAGGTAACGCTCCAGCAACCTGGCCCGCCTACCCAACCAGGCGAGGGTTTGATTATTACTTCGGCTACGTGCGTCACGCAGATGGCCATGAACATTATCCTAAGGAAGGTCCGCACAAGGGGCCGATGCAAGTATGGGATATGGACCAGGAAATCTCATCCACCCTGGACAAGTGCTACACCGCCGATTTGTTCACGGCCCGCGCAAAGAAATGGATTCTGGATCAGCACGCGACAAATGTCGCCCAGCCGTTTTTCATGTATCTCGCCTTCGACACGCCTCACGCGACTACAGAATTGCCGACGCAGGCGTATCCAACGGGAAGCGGCACGAAAGGCGGGCTGCGCTGGCTGGGAAAGAGCGGGGAAATGATCAATACTGCGAGCGGCACCATTGATTCCTGGTACCATCCCGATTATGCCAAGGCGACTTACGACGACGATGGAAACCCGAACACGCCGGAAGTGCCATGGCCGGATGTTTATAAACGGTATGCCACATCCGTGCGCCGCATCGATGATTGCGTCGGCGATCTGCTGCAACTGTTAAAAGACCTTCACATTGAAACCAACACGCTCGTCGTTTTTTCTTCCGACAACGGGCCGTCGATTGAGTCCTATTTGAAACAGCCTTTCGCCGCGAATTTTTTCAGCAGCTTCGGTCCGTTCGATGGCATCAAGCGCGATCTATTGGAAGGCGGACTTCGCGTGCCGACGATCGCGTGGTGGCCGGGGCACATTTCGCCGGGTCGAACCTCTTCAGAGCCGAGCCAATCACATGATTGGATGCCGACGTTCGCCGAAGTTGCCGGTGTTCCCGTGCCCGCCCGTAGCGATGGAGTTTCACTGTTGCCGTTGCTCACCGGTCATGGCCTACAGAAGAAGTCCACTGTTTATTCTGAATACTTCAACGAAGGAAAAACGCCGAACTATTCTGAATTCGCACCCGGGCATCGGGGTCGTAAGCGCGAACAAATGCAGGCCATTCGCATCGGAGATTATCAAGGTGTTCGCTATAATGTGACTTCGCACGCCGACAATTTTGAAATTTACAACCTCGCAAAAGACCCGGGGGAAAGAATGAATCTCGCCACCAGGCCTGAATTCGCCGCGTTGCAACAGAAAATGAAAGACACGGTGCTGCAACTGCGGCGCCCGGACGTAAATGCACGACGTCCTTACGACCAAGAATTGGTGCCAGCTGTTTCGATTGCTTCCTTGAAACCTGGCATCACCTGGTCTTCCTATAAAGGCAATTTTCCCTGGCTTCCTGAATTAACAATGCTGCACGCCTCCTCGACAGGAATAACAAATCACCCCACCATCGCCATTCAACAGCACGAAACCGGAACCGGATTGCTCTTCACCGGTTATCTGGATGTGCCGACCGATGGGGAATACACAATCTACCTTGGCGCCGACACTCACGCGTTGCTGCGCATCCATGAAGCAACGGTGATTGACGAGGATTTTGGTTATTCCGCCAACACGGAAAAGAGCGGTGTTATTCGACTGAAAGCCGGCAAGCATCCATTTCGCCTTTACTATGCAACGCAAACGAAAAGCTCTCCATCTCTGAGCTTCTCCTGGAGCGGGCCGGGTATTGAGAAACAACCGATTCCGGATACCACATTCTTTCACGATGGAGCATTGGCCTCTCGCGCGAGTGCAGATTAA
- a CDS encoding MFS transporter has translation MIETAPIETVRPRKRSVFDIFKPAPPAKVMLTNPAEIQQQFPLWQRRILVSSLIGYACFYLVRKNIGIAMPVLEKDLHITKSDLGLFLSSHGVLYGLSKFANGFIADRANARALMVVALVLSALVNVFFGLSSAVLVLGLLWLVNGWFQGMGFPPCARLMTHWFSPKELATKMSIWNTSHSIGAGVVVVLCGYLAHYSWRLCFLVPAALAMLGATYLALTLRDTPRSLGLPEVAGSEMEGDEKAEQSSTEFKKFLKKQVFGNPYIWLISGANFFVYMVRYAVLDWGATMLKEAKGIELAHAGWMLFGFEVSGVIGMLLGGWLTDKVFGGRGARTCLFCMMLAGLAVWGFWKLAGNSAVASTGFLCAAGFFIYAPQALVGIMAANLGTKRAAATAAGLTGLFGYLSTVASGWGLGRLVQTQGWNAGLAVLVGASLIGATLFALAWNAAPSGYAQARSGKA, from the coding sequence ATGATCGAGACGGCGCCCATTGAAACAGTCCGGCCTCGCAAGCGCAGTGTGTTTGATATATTCAAGCCCGCTCCGCCTGCAAAGGTGATGCTTACCAACCCGGCTGAGATCCAGCAGCAGTTTCCCCTTTGGCAAAGGCGTATACTTGTTTCCAGCCTCATCGGTTACGCCTGCTTTTACCTGGTCCGCAAAAACATAGGTATCGCAATGCCGGTTCTGGAGAAGGATCTGCACATCACCAAATCCGATTTGGGGCTGTTCCTCTCATCGCACGGTGTGCTTTACGGTTTGTCCAAATTCGCCAATGGCTTCATCGCTGACCGGGCCAATGCACGGGCACTGATGGTGGTGGCCCTGGTTCTATCTGCATTGGTCAATGTCTTCTTTGGATTGAGTTCCGCAGTGCTCGTGCTCGGTCTGCTCTGGCTGGTGAACGGCTGGTTTCAAGGAATGGGCTTTCCTCCCTGCGCGCGATTGATGACCCACTGGTTTTCCCCGAAGGAACTCGCCACCAAGATGTCGATCTGGAATACCTCACACTCCATTGGTGCCGGGGTGGTCGTGGTCCTTTGCGGGTATTTGGCGCACTATAGCTGGCGACTTTGTTTCCTGGTGCCTGCGGCACTGGCCATGCTTGGTGCGACTTATCTTGCGTTAACGCTTCGCGACACCCCGCGCTCACTCGGTTTGCCTGAAGTTGCGGGATCGGAAATGGAGGGTGATGAAAAAGCCGAACAATCATCTACTGAATTCAAAAAATTCCTGAAGAAGCAAGTTTTTGGAAATCCATATATCTGGCTGATCTCAGGAGCGAATTTTTTTGTCTACATGGTGCGCTATGCCGTGTTGGATTGGGGGGCAACCATGCTGAAGGAAGCGAAAGGCATCGAACTGGCCCATGCTGGCTGGATGCTCTTCGGATTCGAAGTTTCCGGCGTGATTGGAATGTTGCTTGGCGGCTGGCTTACCGACAAGGTTTTTGGAGGACGCGGAGCCCGCACCTGTCTGTTTTGCATGATGCTGGCAGGATTGGCTGTATGGGGATTCTGGAAGCTGGCTGGAAACTCTGCCGTTGCAAGCACCGGGTTCCTTTGCGCCGCAGGATTTTTCATTTATGCCCCGCAGGCACTCGTCGGAATCATGGCTGCCAATCTCGGAACCAAGCGTGCCGCCGCTACCGCAGCCGGGCTAACAGGACTCTTTGGTTATCTGAGCACGGTGGCGTCAGGCTGGGGTCTGGGCCGGTTGGTTCAGACCCAGGGATGGAACGCTGGCCTCGCAGTATTGGTGGGAGCCAGCTTGATAGGGGCTACCTTGTTTGCCTTGGCATGGAACGCCGCTCCCAGCGGTTATGCTCAAGCCAGAAGTGGCAAAGCGTGA
- a CDS encoding sn-glycerol-1-phosphate dehydrogenase, which yields MAPISRRLSISEALQSARETRAVVIGKNNLGEAPGIFQKQFPGATPIIISDETTFGLAGAALSAAFEGAGIPMAKPFIFTDPDLYAEYRFVTQLENALRQHNAIPVALGSGTINDLTKLAAHNVGRSYMCMATAASMDGYTAFGASITYQGSKQTFNCPAPVAVLADLEIIRHAPTDMTASGYADLLAKVTAGADWILAAGLGIEKIDQQAWDIVQGGLREALNNPAAVRNRDAHAINSLTEGLMLGGFAMQWTKSSRPASGAEHQFSHLWDMQHHTHNGKAPSHGFKVGIATLAITALYEQLLKMPLDKLDIHSACANWPDEKELETCVRKEFASDDFTDKAWEETRAKYVSRAELRAQLEKLRQLWPTLQEELRAQLIPYTQLKQMLQQVGAPVEPEQIGISRERLKKAFVQAYYIRRRFTVLDVARRAGVLHDCLNALFGKSGIWPI from the coding sequence ATGGCTCCTATCAGCAGAAGACTTTCCATCAGTGAAGCGTTGCAGTCCGCCCGGGAAACCCGGGCCGTGGTGATTGGAAAAAACAATCTCGGTGAAGCGCCCGGCATCTTCCAGAAACAATTTCCCGGAGCTACTCCGATCATCATCAGTGATGAGACCACTTTTGGATTGGCTGGTGCCGCCTTATCCGCGGCTTTTGAAGGCGCAGGCATACCAATGGCAAAGCCTTTCATCTTCACGGACCCGGATCTCTACGCAGAGTATCGCTTTGTCACCCAGTTGGAAAACGCCTTGCGCCAGCACAATGCCATCCCGGTGGCTCTGGGCTCAGGGACCATCAATGATTTAACCAAATTGGCTGCCCATAATGTTGGCCGGTCGTACATGTGCATGGCAACGGCAGCTTCGATGGACGGTTACACAGCCTTTGGCGCCTCCATCACCTATCAAGGCTCGAAGCAAACTTTCAATTGCCCGGCGCCAGTCGCGGTGCTGGCAGATTTGGAAATCATCCGTCACGCCCCCACGGACATGACAGCTTCGGGTTATGCAGACTTGTTGGCGAAAGTGACTGCGGGTGCCGATTGGATTTTGGCGGCTGGTCTCGGAATTGAGAAGATTGATCAACAGGCGTGGGACATCGTCCAGGGCGGTTTGCGTGAAGCATTGAACAACCCCGCTGCCGTTCGGAACCGCGATGCACATGCGATCAACAGTCTGACGGAAGGATTGATGCTGGGCGGCTTTGCCATGCAATGGACCAAATCCAGCCGTCCCGCTTCAGGAGCTGAACATCAATTCAGCCACTTATGGGACATGCAGCATCACACCCATAACGGCAAAGCGCCGTCGCACGGATTTAAAGTGGGCATCGCCACCCTGGCCATCACCGCGCTCTATGAACAGTTGTTAAAAATGCCCTTGGATAAGTTGGATATTCACAGCGCGTGTGCCAACTGGCCGGATGAAAAAGAGCTGGAGACCTGTGTGCGCAAAGAGTTTGCCAGTGATGATTTCACCGACAAGGCATGGGAGGAAACCCGCGCCAAGTATGTGAGCCGGGCGGAACTGCGGGCACAATTGGAAAAACTCAGGCAACTTTGGCCAACGTTGCAGGAGGAACTGCGGGCACAATTGATTCCTTACACCCAGCTCAAGCAGATGCTGCAGCAGGTGGGAGCACCGGTGGAACCCGAGCAGATAGGCATTTCCCGCGAGCGATTGAAGAAGGCTTTCGTGCAGGCGTATTACATTCGCCGCCGGTTCACAGTCCTGGATGTGGCACGGCGGGCCGGCGTTCTGCACGACTGCCTGAATGCCCTGTTTGGAAAAAGCGGGATCTGGCCGATTTAA
- a CDS encoding sugar-binding transcriptional regulator, translated as MSESYTHDPVHLAAKLYYVDNLPQTDIAKFINVSQAKISRLLAEARQRGIVQITVAEYEFRNRDLEKALQDRFGLLSAYVIRSSSNIAPEDFRRMVAHFAAPLVASLLQPGMTVAVSGGRTLKEIVQSLPEVRCKDITVVQTMGSIDSHIGPVDALEVARTIARHCGGSFITLNTPAFLPDKKTRESFTALSQIDSVRQRMSKADLALIGVGTLSNSVFVERGMLPEKEVHTLQDLGAVGEICGRFFDIHGQECQSLWRDRVVSIEFEQLRRIPQVVAAVVGSDRALAIAAAIKGNLLKSLIIDDVGAKTLLELPENIQASNNKANNSGITTRAIKNNYVKKKGQSAT; from the coding sequence ATGTCGGAAAGTTACACGCATGACCCAGTGCATTTGGCCGCGAAGCTGTACTACGTGGACAATTTGCCGCAAACAGACATCGCCAAGTTCATAAACGTGTCCCAGGCGAAGATTTCACGCTTGTTGGCCGAAGCCAGGCAGCGTGGCATCGTGCAGATCACGGTGGCAGAATATGAATTTAGGAATCGCGATCTGGAAAAAGCATTACAAGACCGTTTTGGTCTTCTTTCCGCCTATGTGATCCGGTCTTCGAGCAACATTGCGCCGGAGGACTTCCGGAGAATGGTGGCACATTTTGCAGCACCGCTGGTCGCCTCACTGCTCCAACCGGGAATGACCGTGGCCGTATCGGGTGGACGGACACTGAAGGAAATTGTTCAATCACTACCGGAGGTTCGGTGCAAGGACATTACCGTTGTACAAACGATGGGGAGCATCGATTCGCATATCGGCCCCGTGGATGCCCTGGAGGTCGCCAGAACCATTGCCAGACATTGCGGAGGTTCCTTTATAACTTTGAATACTCCCGCATTTTTGCCCGACAAGAAAACGCGCGAATCTTTTACGGCCCTGTCTCAAATCGATTCCGTTCGTCAACGGATGTCAAAAGCCGACCTAGCCCTGATCGGGGTTGGCACGCTGTCCAACTCCGTTTTCGTGGAGCGGGGGATGTTGCCAGAAAAAGAAGTCCACACCCTGCAAGACCTGGGAGCGGTAGGCGAAATTTGCGGAAGGTTTTTTGATATTCACGGCCAGGAGTGTCAGTCCTTGTGGCGCGACCGGGTGGTAAGCATTGAGTTTGAGCAGTTACGCCGCATTCCGCAGGTGGTCGCAGCCGTAGTGGGGAGTGACCGAGCGCTCGCAATCGCCGCTGCCATCAAGGGGAATTTGTTAAAGTCACTCATCATTGACGATGTGGGTGCCAAGACTCTGCTGGAGCTGCCGGAAAATATTCAGGCGTCGAACAACAAAGCAAACAATTCCGGTATCACGACGAGGGCGATCAAGAACAATTACGTAAAGAAAAAAGGGCAATCCGCCACTTAA
- a CDS encoding DEAD/DEAH box helicase — protein sequence MSNVELNDALFAKLAGWEAVKQARTLLVGNRVLSSEWQPPTLKGTVQEGSTTLRAGLVIRSASDADNLCPCRDSRQRGLICAHSVAVGLHYVKGQTPVPQTTDKKPVKSEPAKVVPKASSKAIQRAAIGERGEPLEIFAILPPNFAEAATKGRVMLYLEGKWQGGRVPLNALPLSTPFQLTEQDSALLNGVEQLAEGDTPAMLMLNASQLVELLPKLAGHPNMTLGKTQTLEISNDPLPLKIEATLQENGEIVLRLKGAIPNGLLRGATSWAFQGTKLQPLGLPAGLENLLNGPLRMLRNQVPQFLNIEWPRLAANSDVAANFSLEDFELEPATPRFKLHLAGGLAMLEAKLECFYGDKPVASMAADSPWLADPASPTTYRTRNFNAEQEALARLLRNGFTGPDAKGLFHLNGQNPVLNFFAREYQRLEKDWIVTLEERLERSTQNNLERIEPKFQITPSGEQWFDLSVTYDTRGGERFAPADVQRLLLSGQSHTRLKNGKYAIIDTGAVEELQEVLVDASPQQHANGYRMSNAQAGFLEATLRQQSGWKVQAPTAWTQRAAQQRGDIKIEPPPLGELDSVLRPYQKEGVAWLQFLRDNGFGGILADEMGLGKTLQVLAIINALRSLKNLNAPVLVVCPTSLVFNWAAEAAKFTPELRVVALHGPQRHSLFAEISQKDLVITSYALLRRDAEHYRGLEFDTVVLDEAQHIKNRQTQNAQAVKSIRTRRRLVLTGTPLENSVLDLWSIFDFLMPGYLGSAQDFKERYEAPIVREKNLEVQKRLARRLRPFMLRRLKREVAKDLPEKIEQVSYCELNEGQRALYQQVLEASRKEIVNAVDANGLNKSRMVVLTALLRLRQICCDLRLLESKLEAKPSEPSGKVELFGELLEEVVDGGHRVLVFSQFTTMLGLLRERLAAENIEFCYLDGATKDRAQVVERFQRDSRIPVFLISLKAGGTGLNLTGADTVIHFDPWWNPAVEAQATDRAHRIGQKRVVTSYKLITRGTVEEKILNLQTRKRALFQGMLGGEEQLAEALSWEEIQDLLTS from the coding sequence GTGAGTAATGTGGAACTGAACGATGCACTTTTTGCCAAACTGGCCGGCTGGGAAGCCGTGAAACAGGCGCGCACTCTATTGGTTGGAAATCGCGTGCTCAGTTCAGAGTGGCAACCGCCGACACTCAAAGGAACTGTGCAGGAAGGCAGCACCACGCTTCGCGCCGGGCTCGTCATCCGCAGCGCCTCCGACGCTGATAACCTTTGCCCTTGCCGCGATTCTCGCCAGCGCGGGTTGATTTGCGCGCATTCAGTAGCCGTCGGCTTGCACTACGTCAAAGGCCAGACACCAGTGCCCCAGACCACGGATAAGAAGCCGGTAAAATCAGAACCTGCCAAGGTGGTGCCAAAGGCCAGCAGCAAGGCCATCCAACGGGCGGCCATCGGGGAAAGAGGCGAGCCTTTGGAAATCTTTGCCATTCTGCCCCCCAATTTTGCCGAGGCAGCCACGAAGGGCAGGGTAATGCTGTACCTCGAAGGAAAGTGGCAGGGAGGCCGTGTTCCTCTGAATGCTCTCCCGCTGAGCACGCCATTCCAACTTACGGAGCAAGACTCGGCTCTGCTTAATGGCGTGGAACAATTGGCGGAAGGCGACACTCCGGCGATGCTCATGTTGAACGCCAGCCAACTGGTTGAACTCCTGCCGAAGCTGGCCGGTCATCCCAACATGACCTTGGGCAAGACTCAAACGTTGGAAATTTCGAATGACCCGTTGCCGCTCAAAATCGAAGCCACCCTTCAAGAGAACGGAGAAATCGTTCTTCGCCTGAAGGGCGCAATCCCGAATGGCCTGTTGCGGGGAGCAACGTCATGGGCTTTTCAAGGAACAAAATTGCAGCCGTTGGGTTTGCCCGCCGGACTGGAAAACTTATTGAACGGACCGCTGCGCATGCTGCGAAATCAGGTTCCTCAATTCCTCAACATTGAGTGGCCCAGGCTGGCAGCCAATTCCGATGTCGCAGCGAATTTTTCACTGGAAGATTTTGAATTGGAACCGGCGACTCCACGCTTCAAACTGCACCTCGCTGGTGGATTGGCAATGCTGGAAGCGAAGCTGGAATGTTTCTATGGCGACAAGCCGGTGGCTTCCATGGCTGCCGATTCGCCCTGGCTTGCCGACCCGGCTTCGCCCACGACCTACCGCACTCGCAATTTTAATGCAGAACAGGAAGCCTTGGCGCGCCTCCTGCGAAATGGATTCACCGGCCCGGATGCAAAAGGTCTTTTTCATCTCAACGGTCAAAATCCTGTTCTAAACTTTTTCGCGCGCGAGTATCAGCGTCTGGAAAAAGACTGGATCGTTACCCTGGAAGAGCGGTTGGAACGCAGCACGCAAAATAATCTCGAGCGCATCGAGCCGAAATTTCAGATTACTCCTTCCGGTGAGCAGTGGTTCGACCTAAGCGTCACGTACGACACACGCGGGGGCGAGCGTTTTGCCCCGGCAGATGTGCAACGCCTCCTGCTTTCCGGCCAAAGCCACACTCGTCTGAAGAACGGCAAGTATGCCATCATCGACACCGGCGCAGTGGAAGAATTGCAGGAGGTCCTCGTCGATGCTTCTCCGCAGCAGCATGCGAATGGCTATCGCATGAGCAATGCGCAGGCCGGTTTTCTCGAAGCCACATTGCGCCAACAGAGTGGTTGGAAAGTGCAGGCACCCACAGCCTGGACACAGCGGGCCGCACAGCAACGTGGCGATATAAAAATCGAACCGCCGCCCTTGGGTGAACTCGATTCAGTTCTTCGCCCCTACCAGAAGGAAGGTGTGGCCTGGTTGCAGTTCCTGCGGGACAACGGGTTCGGGGGCATTTTGGCAGACGAGATGGGCCTCGGAAAAACTTTGCAAGTGCTGGCCATAATCAATGCGCTACGTAGTCTCAAAAATCTGAACGCGCCCGTACTCGTGGTGTGTCCCACCTCACTCGTTTTCAACTGGGCGGCCGAGGCTGCGAAGTTCACTCCTGAACTGCGCGTAGTGGCGCTCCACGGGCCTCAGCGTCACAGTCTGTTCGCGGAGATTTCCCAAAAAGATTTGGTGATTACCAGCTATGCACTTCTGCGGCGCGATGCGGAACATTATCGCGGCCTGGAATTTGACACGGTGGTGCTGGATGAAGCACAGCACATCAAAAACCGCCAGACACAGAATGCACAGGCGGTAAAATCGATTCGAACCAGGCGGCGACTGGTGCTCACCGGCACGCCACTGGAAAATTCCGTACTGGATCTCTGGTCCATCTTCGACTTCCTGATGCCGGGGTATTTGGGTTCGGCTCAAGATTTCAAGGAACGCTATGAGGCTCCCATCGTCCGGGAGAAAAACCTCGAGGTGCAGAAACGGCTGGCGCGCCGTTTGCGCCCCTTCATGTTGCGCCGCCTGAAACGGGAAGTTGCAAAGGATCTGCCCGAGAAAATCGAGCAGGTAAGCTATTGCGAACTCAACGAAGGTCAACGCGCGCTTTACCAGCAGGTGCTTGAGGCCAGCCGGAAAGAAATCGTCAATGCCGTGGATGCCAATGGCCTGAACAAAAGTCGAATGGTCGTACTCACGGCCTTGTTGCGGCTGCGGCAAATCTGTTGCGACTTGCGTCTTCTGGAATCGAAGTTGGAAGCCAAACCTTCTGAGCCTTCTGGAAAAGTGGAACTCTTCGGCGAATTGCTGGAAGAAGTCGTCGATGGGGGACACCGCGTATTGGTCTTCAGCCAGTTCACCACGATGCTTGGATTATTGCGCGAGCGGTTAGCGGCTGAAAACATCGAGTTTTGTTACCTGGACGGTGCGACGAAGGACCGCGCCCAGGTCGTGGAGCGATTTCAAAGAGACTCGCGCATTCCCGTGTTCCTCATCAGCCTCAAGGCGGGCGGCACCGGTTTAAATCTGACCGGCGCCGATACCGTCATCCATTTCGATCCCTGGTGGAATCCAGCGGTCGAAGCGCAAGCCACGGACCGGGCCCACCGAATTGGTCAGAAAAGGGTGGTCACCAGCTATAAGCTGATCACGCGCGGAACCGTTGAAGAAAAGATCCTCAATTTACAAACCCGTAAACGCGCACTCTTTCAGGGGATGTTGGGTGGGGAGGAACAATTGGCAGAAGCGCTGAGCTGGGAGGAAATTCAGGACTTATTGACGTCCTGA
- a CDS encoding response regulator, translated as MPITVSIVEDSEQVRNTLEKLLNRADGFKCLSQYANAEAALEDLPKDKPEVVLMDINLPGINGVECVRRLKQAAPDLQVMMLTAYEDTENIFAALAAGASGYLLKRTPRTELLEAIREVKRGGSPMSTHIARKVVQSFRAPTAATPPPEHNLSTREQEVLDCLSQGFLYKEIAEKLGISYETVHTYIRRIYEKLQVRTRTEAVAKFLKR; from the coding sequence ATGCCAATCACAGTTTCCATCGTTGAAGACAGCGAGCAGGTCCGCAACACGCTCGAGAAGCTGCTTAATCGGGCGGATGGCTTTAAATGCTTAAGCCAGTACGCCAATGCCGAGGCGGCGCTTGAGGATTTGCCCAAGGACAAGCCGGAGGTGGTGTTGATGGACATCAACCTGCCCGGCATCAATGGAGTTGAATGCGTGCGCCGCTTGAAGCAGGCGGCTCCTGATCTTCAAGTGATGATGCTGACAGCCTATGAAGATACGGAGAACATTTTCGCCGCCCTCGCAGCTGGCGCCTCCGGGTATCTCCTGAAACGCACCCCACGCACAGAGTTATTGGAAGCAATCAGGGAAGTGAAACGGGGCGGATCTCCGATGTCCACGCATATTGCCCGCAAGGTGGTGCAATCGTTTCGGGCTCCCACCGCTGCCACCCCGCCACCGGAGCACAATCTTTCGACACGCGAACAAGAGGTCCTGGACTGCCTGAGCCAGGGATTCCTCTACAAGGAAATCGCCGAGAAGTTGGGGATCAGTTACGAAACCGTTCATACTTATATCCGGCGCATATACGAGAAGCTGCAAGTCCGCACCCGCACGGAGGCAGTGGCCAAGTTTCTCAAGCGCTAG